In Arachis hypogaea cultivar Tifrunner chromosome 7, arahy.Tifrunner.gnm2.J5K5, whole genome shotgun sequence, the genomic window taaaatatgtgaGACTTGTAAGTTGTAATATTTTAAGAAGAAAACATCATACTTTGTCCACTCATCTCCTTAGGAAGAGCTCAATTAAGAATATCAATATATATCACCTTCCCGAAAGTTATCCGCTGTGAGATTGATCTCATCTCTCCGAGTAACGCGcatgtttatttgtttctccAATCACTTTGGTAGTGTTTTGTTTTGCTTTCTAGCTAAATCTAATTATTATTGACAAATTAAAATGGAAtgcaacaataataatatatataaattacaaacTCAAACGAGTAGTAACATATATTACAATCTTAAATTAATGAAAGAATACAAAAGTAAGAACTTATTAAACTTGGAGAATAGAACATATAGTCTGAACAAAAGTAAGAACGAGTAATACAATTCCAGCAATAGAAGTTGCTGTCTTCCATGGAGTGGTAAAATAATCACGTCTGAGAGTAAGTTTGAGAGTTGCTATTTTAGTGTGAAAAGGATGCTTGTAATAAGCTTTCAAATCATCACAAATTTTGAGATAATTAGCATTGACATTTGACGCTATAAAATTTTTATCAACATCGTTAAATAGCTTAGCCAATGAAGTATCATTACCACTTATCGTATTCCGAATTATTCCAGCTTCAATGAGGACATCCGCATCCTTGTCTCTGTTGACAAGTCGAGTAAGGAAGTTAACGTAGTCAGCGATGTAGTGGTCATGAGGATAGTGACACTGCTCCAAAGCCACGATGTTCCTCAACCAAACTTCAGTGAAATCATGTACTACAATATGCGGGATTTTAAGAATACCATGTTCAAATTCAAAGTCTAGTATGCCAATGCCGTGTTTATTTACTGTGAACTTGACTCCTGCTTCAACTAACTCAGATGCACTGTGACCAATAACTAACGGTTCAGGGTTCCTTCTAGGTCTTCTATGAGATGGTGGCAAGTACAAGTATCTAACCAGATCAGTGAAGTGTGCTATAGTTCTACCATCCGAAGGTGGTGACACTCCTTGGTGGTTGTGAATTTTAAATATACCAAAAGCAAGCCTCATAAATGAAGGGAATTCAGCACCATTATTTAAGCGTGAAGTAAAAGCTAGTTTGTATATCTTCTCAAAGACAAAAAAAGGAATCTGATTCTCAAGTAATGTCAAATCTTGCATTACCAGATTACTCATCCACGATTTTGAATGGATGACATCATCATTTATTACCCACTCATCTATGAGGAAAAGATCAATTACGAAACAACAGTCTATGAATATCACCTTCACCAATTCATCTACTGTGAGCTCGATTTTCTCCGAGTAACATGCACGAATTTGTGGTTCCAATTGTTTCACGCAACTCACCAAATCGGTCAAACTTGCCTCCGATCTTTTAATGAAATGTTGACAAAAAACTGTTTGTGCCCTTCCATAGTTACCAGTCTGGAATTCCCGTGATGCAGAGGGCCAATTGAAACAAGCACCGGGGTGTATGCATCTTCGTTTGATTGGCGGAGTAGACTGGGAACCTTGTAGATGCAGCAACTTTCGGTTGTAAACAAAAGTTGTGCCTTCTCCAGCATTGCTTCAAGCTCTATAGCTACATCATTCTCCATATATCTATCCACATGCATGCATCACAACGTAACGTAACCATTAGAAATGATAACAGCCTAATATATTAGATTATTCAATGTTCAATTGATTAGTCAACATTTATATATAGAAGCCATGCATGAACCTTTTATCTACAAGTTACAAAATTTGATAGCTAAAAGTCCAGGCCAGCacttttttaacaattttatcggcacttaaccataaaaaaagagtaattttttattattggatataatctcacactattaaaaatactattaatgatcaattaatagttataaaatataaaatttgttgCCCCCTAACACTCTTGGATAAAAAAaacgagaagaaaaaaaaaaggtatattCTGTGTTCTCAGACAAAGTAAACACTTAACATTAATTGGCCTATCTTGTCTACAACAATAACGAAATACGGTTATTTATATGAAGCCTATTAGTATATATTACTATAtaggtatataaatatataatatatatagattgTATCATATTATATGTTGATAAATTATCGCTCCATGACATACACAAGACTAAGACTAAAAATAGTAACATGCATATACACGTGAGAGGTTAATTATTAGATAATAGAGTGAGAGGAAAACAAGTGTTCCCATCGTATTGTTTACCTGGTATGTTGAAATATACAAGGGAACGATAATGATATTAATGTGCAATGCAATGTGGATGATGAAAATATGTTACTTCAAAATGATTGGTGAAGATATTAAATTAGATAAGGAAGGAATGAAGGAAACTGGTAAATATATAGAAATGACGAAAAAAAtaaggtggatactacaatgaagatggcataattgtcttcatatgagtatatttctttttgacctttggatgatggattgtatggttagattttgatatttataaatgtgttgtttttgtttaaagtgtggctaaataaataaaccacacttttaactaaagcatcttcatgagaagatatttttgccatcttcattgtagtatccaccaaAAAATAAAACGTGAGGCTGGCATGAAAAAAGAGAATATTACCATATAGAAGCTAGATAAAGAATTagttctttaatttaatttttgtctagGTACCAATTGTTTATTCAAGCAATTCCATTACATTTTAGTGGTCCAAGGATAAATTTGCAGTGAAGATTGTTCGAATTCATTTTGTGATGGAAGTAAAAATGCGCAATTGTGAGAGTACATAACACAATTTCACCAAATAGTTTTACACAAATATTTAATGATATATAATTCTCTTTATTAACAGTTTAACACTAttaaaaagagagagaataaataaaaaaggagAGTGTACGTATATGTAAgggttaaataattaataaccatAATTTCATATACCTATTTAAATGTATTTAAAATTAAggtatttttaattatctttttaattcATATAACTATTTTGTGACGAAGAGagtattacataaaaaaaatgattttaaatccaatattaaaaagttgtctaaaatattaaatttaattacactACCACAGATATAGTAGTTCACCAAAGGTTCTTGAAATAACGTTGCTGCATGCTCTAACTGCATTTTAtttagaaaaatgaaataaaatatttaatctcAACCGTCAGATTGATTTGTATGGTTTGGATTCATGGACTATTTTACTCCTCAAACATGAGTAGAAGTTGTAGAACATGCATGAAAGTAGCATTTGCCACACTTTCCCTTTTAAGTTTTAAGTTAACCAATTCAAAAGAAAGAAATAGGTTGACTTTGACCCAACAAACCAAAAAGGAGGACAATTTCGAAATTACTCAATAGTCAAGGGGCAAATACGGAAACGCAAAGTAAAATTCCCATTCTGTATTAGTATTGACTTGTGCAATCCACGCGCCACTTAGCTCACAGTTCTTCAGATTTTTACACACTCTTCCGGTCTTCCTTGCGATCTGAGCtaacatttcttttcttttctctctctctcgttTCTCCGATTCGAAACATCTGAATTCTCCGGGAAAATTTCATTTTCCgagaaaaaataatacaaaatgcACGATTTCTGCTTCACGATTCCGTACGGTTTGATTCTGGTAGGCGGTGGACTCTTCGCTTTCATCAGGAGAGGAAGCCTGGCTTCTCTCGGCGGAGGCGTTGGCTCCGGCTTGGTTCTCATCTTCGCCGGTTATCTCAGTCTCAATGCCTTCAACAAGCGCAAGAACTCTTACCTCGCTTTGTTTATCGAAACAAGTAATAACTCTTTCTCATCCTTCAGCTGCTTCTGTTTTACTCAGATTTTGTATTATTTTCATTGTTGACTTTCAAATTAGTCGTATGTTTAGAAATCGTGATTTAGCTGGTCCGTTTGTGTGATTCAGTTTAGGATTTGGAAGATTTGAATCTGCTTAAGAGTAATAATAATGatcaatttaatcaaattaaaagtagtaaattgattctgtttttggtttttaggattttaagtAGCTTATAGCTTCTAATTTAACTAATCAGAAGCTTACTAGTTTAGTAGGATTTTCTAAGAGGGAGAGAATGAAATAGGTGATACATAATAAAGAGATGAGAGatctgtatgaatgcatttatccTCGTTAGTAAAGTGAACGAAGATATTGTTCTGAAAGTAAAATTGTATATTGAAAATTGTTTTAGGTTTAGAATGCTTACAAATTGAAagaacatgttttttttttctgttaaatTTGTTTGTTACTATTCActggaagagaagagaaggatTCTTTAGAAATAAATTTTTCATATAAAGAGAGCTGAGTGAGTGCTCTAGGATTGCTGCTATGTCTGTTAAGATCCAAATGAAAAAGCTTAAGGAGGAGGACCTTTTGGACATAAAGTtctgataccatgtcatgaaaccacccatcccaaaagcttaagctGATAGGAAGAGGCAACATGAATGCTTATATCTCTTAACAGCAATGCAGACATTTGAATGTAAAAGCATTCTCCATACGAGCAACAATCAGCAACGGTTGTCATTAGCCCTACCAAATAATAATAAGTGCATGCAGAAACTTTGGCAGAATAGAACTAAAATGAAATGCATTGTTCATATCTATGCATCCAAAAATTAATCATGAATATTCATCTTACATGCCATTCACGCTGCATTAACTATGGTAAATATTTGTGAAAtaatctcttcttttttttctcagtTACCGCAGTCGCACTAACATGGGTCATGGGACAGAGATACATGGAAACATCCAAGATTATGCCTGCTGGTCTTGTAGCAGGACTTAGGTAATTAAGATAATGGATTAATTCTCACCCTCATACGCCAAACATATTTATTCTCACTGGAGTTGTCAACTTGTGATTATATGATGAAATTAATGCAAACCCGCAAAGCTAGTTATTTTCTCTGAACcttttatttttctacaaaatGAAGGCTGCCCCATCCCATTTTTTCAAGATAATTTGTTTTAGCATCTCATTGGTGATTATAGTAACACTATATATTACCCTTATATTTTGTCCAATTGCTCCACCTGTCACCAAGCACTATTTTGCATTAAACATTGTTAATGGTGCCTCACTGAACATTTATGCTGGCGGTggattattttacttttataatttgatctttaaattttagttgatattattgacttggGGCAATTTAGGTTAGgctgtttattatttataaactacTGCCTATGGATGTTCATTGATTGCATTCCAAGCTGCAACATTGAATTGCTTGTGTATGGAATTAAGACATTCtgcctttcttttcttgttgcagTGCTCTTATGACCCTCTTTTATTTCTTCAAACTAGCAACTGGTGGCAACCATCTCTCTGCCAAGGCAGAGTGAACAATAAAATGATATATCCAAATGTTTTCTTCCTAGAATCAAGATATGTTTGGACGACCTGCATACATTCTCAGATGACTGAACTATATCATTGTACTTGTATACTTGGTGATTTCATTGTATGGAACTGAAAGTAGTTGTTTCCGTTGTCTAATACATGAGAGTATGAGACCATATCACCATACCACACTTGGCAAGCACCTTGTTTATTGCATGATTGACTAAATTGATGGAAATTGCAAATGAAATGTATTAACATTTGTATTTGGCTACTGTCTAAATATTCATTTGTCCATACTCTGGGAATAAAATTCTTCCTGGTTTGGCTTGAATCTACCTGTCATCTGAGATGTATTACGTAGTTAAATTCGATTAAATCATGAACTGACTTATTCTGTTAAGTCATACTCGGGGTGCTGATCTTACCAACAAACTAGTGATTTTCAGGGACTATAAGTCTATTACTTATTAACTAAATCATGCCGATGATACTTCTAAAAAACTTACGCTCATGAAAAAAAGGTTTCCAGGCCTACTCCAAGTACAAgtcctaaaaataaaaataaaaaagataaaaatgggAAGAAATAAAAAACCAATGTGCCTAAAAACTTAAGCGAAATTGGCAAGTAATATCCACTTTCTGATTTTTTAAAGTAATATTTAccctccaatatatatatatatatatatatatatatatatatatatatatatatataggattacAAGAATGTAAGGTCAATCTTGTGTTTGCAAAGTAGTTTGTCCATACGCTCTACGGAATCTAACGCTTGAAGCCACAGTTTGATACCACTAGACATACAGCCTTAGGATGAATTTGGTTTTGGTAAAAATATGGTGGAATTTTTAATAGTTGAGTTTTCTGAGCTAAAATATAGtagattttagtattttattattataaagtaATATCTTTGTCTCAACTCTCAAATAAATATTTGAGACAAAAGTGatattttaacttatattttataatagaagCTATTTGTAAatcttttttccttaatttcACACACAATCAATGAACCAAACAAATCCTTACTATTAAATCTTATACTACATGAATAATAATACTTTTAGTATCTAATTCTTTTCTCACACCACCTACATTGTCAAATGGACAAGAATTACTTTCTACCCTGTCAACAATTTGATCTTTTAGGTACTTAAATCTTTGTAAACTGTTATAAATCTCAAATATAAAGAGAACAAAGCAAACAAGCAACAACAAAATAGTGTAGGCACAAGAAACCTTTGCCTTTGAAGAACTTGCCTATTTACATACACATATCCTCTTCACAGTTCTTATCTATGTTCTAACACCCATACTCTATAATAAATGAAGATTTTGACATCCTGAGCATTCTTGAGCATTGATTTGAAAGTTGAAAATTGGAGAAAAGAgacgaaagaaaaaaaataccagCAATGATGTGATGATTACCTGTATGATAAAATAGCTAGAAACCATATATTTAGAAGCTAAACTGCCAAACatatcaataataaaataatattagatCATACCATGTGTCAAAACATTATTGGATTAGAATTAATTAACTACTAGAGTTTCaatcatttaaaatataaaagattcAATGGAAGGTGTACACAGCCGGCTGCAGCTACTCAGAGTagtttgtttttttataaaaagcaTCACTGAAACAGAAAACACAGCTAGGAATCTTTAGAATCCAAGAAACCATGAGTGTTCTCCTTGCTACTCTCCTCTTACTAATCCCAGTTCTTCTTCTTTTGATCAGAAGAAGAAAGCCATCCAAAAGGGTCCCACCTGGTTCACTTGGAATACCAATCATTGGTCAAAGCCTTGGCCTTCTTAGAGCTATGCGTTCAAACAATGCAGAGAAATGGATTGAACAGAGGATCCGAAAGTATGGTCCTGTTTCTAAGCTAAACTTGTTTGGAACACCAACTGTTTTGATTTATGGACAGGCTGCAAACAAGTTCATATTCGCTAACAATGGAGGCACAATTGATAACCAGCAAACACAGTCCGTTAAGATGATCTTGGGAGATCGAAACATACTTGAACTTAATGGCGAAGATCATAAGCGAGTCAGAAGCGCGCTCATGTCGTTCCTCAAGCCAGAATCCTTGAAGCTGTATGTGGGGAAGATTGATGGAGAAGTTAGGAGGCACCTTGAGATGCATTGGAAGGGAAAACAGAATGTTAAGGTATGTGATGTGACTATGAAAAGCTAAACAGAATAGTGTCTAAGAAAGAACAAGTTGTATAATCATGCAACCTAAGTATTCTAATCATGTCATGTAGAGAGGGAAAAGAAGAGACATTCAAATCCTAACAAAAAGCAAGTTTACAGTGTTCCTTCTTTTCTAGCAGATTGTAGGAGGCAAATCAATGTTGGAAGAAAATATTCTCTAACcttctgttttttgtttattttggtaGGTGTTACCTCTGATGAAGACACTCACATTCAACATAATTTGCTCTCTTTTGTTTGGTCTTGAGCCTGGAAAGCAGAGAGATCAGTTCCTAGTTTCTTTCCATACAATGATCAAAGGAATGTGGTCAATTCCTATTAACTTGCCGTTCACACGCTACAATCGCAGCCTCAGAGCAAGTGCAAGGATCCAGAAGATGTTGAAGCAGATTGTGGACAGAAAAAGGGTTGAACTTGAGCGAAATGAAGCCTCTACTCACCAAGACTTGATCACTTGCTTAATTGGCATACAAAGTGCTGGTGATGAACAGGTTATCACTGAGAAGGAGATCATTCATAATAGCATGCTTGTCATGGTTGCTGGATATGACACTTCATCTGTTCTAATCACTTTCCTTATCAGACTCTTAGCTAATGAACCTGCAATTTTTGCAGCAGTTCTTCAAGGTATGAATATGATTAATAGATAATTCTGTGTGTAACATAAAAGGGGGGCATATTTCTGCTGAAATAGTCTTTGAAAGATTGCTTCACTGACAAAATAATCAATGGAGGATTGAATATTCATCCGATAATATCCAAAAGGTTAGCTTCCTTTGACATATTCACTCAATCCTAGATTTCAGTTGACAGAATTGCTTACATTGTTGTGAATAACCAGATGGCATGTAAGCATTTCCACCAACCAAAAGTAGTCTGACGTACGATTGAGTGATTTTCTCAAATAGAGCTAATCTTTTGGGTATATCAGATggatattcattttttaacagGTTGTTTCGCTGGCAAAGTTCTCTTTCGGAGGATATTTTGGTACTTCACTCAAACTAGTATAAGACATGTATGTATTTGGGTATGTGCTTGCAGAACAAGAAGAGATAGCAAAAAGCAAGCAATCAGGAGAGCCTCTAACTTGGGAAGACCTTGCAAAGATGAAGTACACATGGAGAGTAGCATTGGAAACTCTTAGGATGTTTCCTCCCATCTTTGGTGGCTTCAGAAAGGCAGTGACAGATATTGAATATGATGGATACATTATTCCCAAAGGGTGGCAGGTAAGATAAACAATCACCACTCAGACATAAACTTTCTAACACAAATGTGCAATTTCAAAGTTCCCTTAATAAAGATTTAGATTTACCATTGGGAGAAACTGCATCCAACTAATCTTAAGGGTGACAGTTATCAATGAACTTCGTTATATTATTAGTTATTCAATCATGTCAGTGACTAAAAATCTTTCTATAACTTTTCATGTTTATAGATCTTCTGGGTTACAGCAATGACTCAAATGGACAATAGCATATTCCCAGAACCAACAAAGTTTGATCCAAGTAGATTTGAAGAGCAATTGTCTATTCCTCCATACTGCTTCATTGCGTTTGGTGGGGGATCAAGAATATGTCCAGGATATGAGTTGGCCAGGATTGAAACTCTTGTTTCAATCCATTATCTTGTGACAAGCTTCAGTTGGAAATTATGTGCAGACGATAACTTCAGTAGAGATCCAATGCCAGTTCCAACTCAAGGGCTTCCAATTGAGATTTGGCCAAGGAAAAATCTTCCTTAAAAACTAAACCTTCATGTCAAGAACTGTAGTACCATAAATAAGCCATTGTTGGCAGGTTACCACATAAATTAAACTCAAGCTGGCTTTTTCATATGATTTTGTACTTTTTTCAAATAAATGCTGAGGTGAAGAGTAAGAGGATGTAGGGTCGGTTTACAATTAATGATCCTTTCTGATATTCCCTATTAACTTGGCAAACAaccatatataacaataataatacttAATTGGTTAGAATTGATCAACGAGTAGTTCATAATAAACCAATTTTTCACTCAATCATTTGAATGATTAATTATGCATTTTTAGAAGAATTTTTTTTCCACTTTTCTGATGTGGTTAGAAGTTAAAACTACATTTTTAAGAgaataaaatgaaatttaacCATATTTTGCGTTTTTTAAATGGGAAGAAATGGATAAACGGGAAAAGAACCAATGTCAACTAGACATCTAAGTTATGTGCCATTTTTCACAGCTCACAATCCAACCATTTCCAACTAGACAACTAAAAATGTAGCTAAATCAATCATGGAATGGGGAAAATGTTGCAAGACTTGGGATAGGTTTTGTATCTGATATAgacatttaaataaattttgcatgataCAAAGGCAATCTTGTATATATTTACATGTTCAAATTTAGCTACAAACTATAAAGATAATCATAATCCATGATACATGAACTTTCTGATACAAGAACATCTACAATGTTGAACTGTTGATAACTTCTTATTTCAACATATGTTTACAACCAATATCAATAATTCATCTGGTATGTCCTAAATGATCCAAATCTAAGAGGCGAAAAAATCTGGTGAAAGAATCATCCCATGGAGTGGAGATGATGAGTGATGACTCCTAGCAGTTTTCAGGTCTGTAGTACTTTGTGGGAAGAGATGGGCACCTTTCATTCATATGAGGATACGGTTCCATGCTGTTGTATCCCGGAAGTTCCATTCGGTACTTTCCTTTGATCTGACAATATGGAAGCTTCACAGTGTCTCCATCATTGCACCAATTCGGCAATCGACTAGAGTTGTTCTCGAAGAAATTCAGAATGTATGCATCTTTTATCTGCattaattgcaaaaaaaaaaggtaaGTCCATGTGTACTTGGTAAAGATACTAGTACAAAGAAGTTTTTCTAACTTCACAGACAAACTCACTGTAAACTCTGTCACTTGAACAGAACTAGCAATTGGGTTGAACAATCCAGCCGCTTTGTACATCTCAAGTATAAAAGCAATGCAAGAAGTTGACTTCCCATCACTGTAGACCCAGTCATCCTGCTCCGGAATTGTCAGCAATTGTTCAAAAGATGATCCACGCTTTTCAACTTCGACCAAAACTTGTGAAAGATCAAGTCCCTGTAGATACACCAAAATATTACATAGTTCAGTTTTTCATATTAGGTGCCTAACAATATCTTGAATATACTGATACATACGAATCCAAAATGACCATGGTGTACTAATATATACAATAGATCACATCACAAGCATCTTCTGCTAAAACAGGCAATACCTTAGTGCCTAGTCGTTTGTTCAAAGCTTCATTCCACATATTTGCAGCATATGCAGGTTGTAGTTGACTCCAAATTGTCATAACACAAGCAACCTGCAGAGGAACAAAGTACAAAAGACTCATTCATGAGAATCGTACGATTTGTAGCATGTAGCTAAAACAAATATGAGACACAGTTTACATTTTGTAAATTTATCCttcactttttgtttgtttttggaaTTAAGCAAAGACCTTTTTAGGTAGCAGACAAGCAATTACAATAAGACACATATGAGCTGATGATACAGTacttgaagaaaaaaaattatattatctg contains:
- the LOC112703944 gene encoding UPF0481 protein At3g47200-like, with protein sequence MRLAFGIFKIHNHQGVSPPSDGRTIAHFTDLVRYLYLPPSHRRPRRNPEPLVIGHSASELVEAGVKFTVNKHGIGILDFEFEHGILKIPHIVVHDFTEVWLRNIVALEQCHYPHDHYIADYVNFLTRLVNRDKDADVLIEAGIIRNTISGNDTSLAKLFNDVDKNFIASNVNANYLKICDDLKAYYKHPFHTKIATLKLTLRRDYFTTPWKTATSIAGIVLLVLTFVQTICSILQV
- the LOC112701985 gene encoding protein FATTY ACID EXPORT 6 produces the protein MHDFCFTIPYGLILVGGGLFAFIRRGSLASLGGGVGSGLVLIFAGYLSLNAFNKRKNSYLALFIETITAVALTWVMGQRYMETSKIMPAGLVAGLSALMTLFYFFKLATGGNHLSAKAE
- the LOC112701987 gene encoding cytochrome P450 716B1, giving the protein MSVLLATLLLLIPVLLLLIRRRKPSKRVPPGSLGIPIIGQSLGLLRAMRSNNAEKWIEQRIRKYGPVSKLNLFGTPTVLIYGQAANKFIFANNGGTIDNQQTQSVKMILGDRNILELNGEDHKRVRSALMSFLKPESLKLYVGKIDGEVRRHLEMHWKGKQNVKVLPLMKTLTFNIICSLLFGLEPGKQRDQFLVSFHTMIKGMWSIPINLPFTRYNRSLRASARIQKMLKQIVDRKRVELERNEASTHQDLITCLIGIQSAGDEQVITEKEIIHNSMLVMVAGYDTSSVLITFLIRLLANEPAIFAAVLQEQEEIAKSKQSGEPLTWEDLAKMKYTWRVALETLRMFPPIFGGFRKAVTDIEYDGYIIPKGWQIFWVTAMTQMDNSIFPEPTKFDPSRFEEQLSIPPYCFIAFGGGSRICPGYELARIETLVSIHYLVTSFSWKLCADDNFSRDPMPVPTQGLPIEIWPRKNLP